A portion of the Malania oleifera isolate guangnan ecotype guangnan chromosome 3, ASM2987363v1, whole genome shotgun sequence genome contains these proteins:
- the LOC131150958 gene encoding large ribosomal subunit protein eL38z/eL38y, with amino-acid sequence MPKQIHEIKDFLLTARRKDARSVQIKRTKDVVKFKVRCSKYLYTLCVFDSEKADKLKQSLPPGLHVVDPLKQ; translated from the exons ATg CCTAAGCAGATCCATGAAATCAAGGACTTCCTTCTCACCGCGAGAAGGAAAGATGCGCGATCTGTGCAAATCAAGAGGACCAAGGATGTTGTTAAGTTCAAGGTCCGTTGCTCCAAGTACCTTTACACACTCTGTGTGTTTGATTCAGAGAAGGCTGATAAGTTGAAGCAGTCTCTTCCTCCAG GTTTGCACGTGGTAGATCCTCTTAAACAGTAA
- the LOC131150957 gene encoding protein TRIGALACTOSYLDIACYLGLYCEROL 2, chloroplastic, with protein sequence MAANSLAHVSSCPTVLPSSLGTLPRYSGNFLLSLPSRSQKQVTQVRATSADAGHDQLPSSSETKNPLAVIVDIPHNIWKQTLRPLSDFGFGKRSIWEGGVGLFLVSGTVLLALSLVWLKGFQLRSKFRKYLTVFEFSQAWGICTGTPVRIRGVNVGNVIRVNPSLKRIEAVVEVDDDKIIIPRNSLIEVNQSGLLMETMIDITPRDPIPTPSVGPLHPECVNEGLIVCDRQKIRGHQGVSLDALVGIFTRIGREVEAIGVTNTYSLAEQVASVVEEARPLLTKIKAMAEDVQPLLAEVRDSGLLKEVENLTKSLTEVSEDLRRVHSSILTPENTELIHKSIYSLIFTLKNIENISSDVLGFTGDEATRRNLKLLIKSLSRLL encoded by the exons ATGGCTGCAAATTCACTGGCCCATGTTTCTTCATGCCCTACTGTGTTGCCTTCATCATTGGGTACACTTCCACGTTATTCTGGGAATTTCTTGCTTTCTCTTCCATCTAGATCGCAAAAGCAAGTCACTCAGGTTAGAGCTACTTCAGCTGATGCTGGTCATGACCAGCTGCCATCTTCTTCAGAAACCAAAAATCCACTTGCAGTTATTGTGGATATTCCTCACAATATTTGGAAGCAAACCTTACGTCCATTGAGTGATTTTGGGTTTGGTAAGAGGAGCATTTGGGAAGGTGGGGTTGGACTGTTCCTTGTGTCAGGCACGGTTCTCCTTGCACTCAGTCTTGTTTGGCTGAAGGGGTTTCAATTACGGTCTAAGTTCAGGAAGTATCTGACTGTTTTCGAGTTTTCTCAGGCTTGGGGTATATGCACTGGAACACCTGTGAGGATTAGAGGAGTGAATGTTGGCAATGTTATTCGTGTTAATCCTTCCTTGAAGCGTATCGAAGCAGTTGTTGAG GTTGATGATGATAAAATAATCATACCACGAAATTCACTTATTGAAGTCAACCAGTCCGGTCTTCTCATGGAAACTATGATTGATATAACCCCTCGTGACCCAATTCCAACACCATCTGTTGGGCCCCTTCACCCTGAATGTGTCAATGAAGGTCTAATTGTATGTGACAGGCAAAAGATAAGGGGACATCAAGGTGTAAGTTTGGATGCATTGGTTGGAATATTTACCCGCATTGGGCGTGAGGTTGAAGCAATTGGTGTCACCAATACATACTCACTGGCTGAACAAGTTGCGTCTGTTGTTGAAGAGGCTAGGCCACTGCTTACAAAG ATCAAAGCCATGGCTGAAGATGTTCAACCTTTGCTGGCTGAGGTTCGTGATAGTGGTTTGTTAAAGGAAGTTGAGAATCTAACCAAAAGCCTCACTGAAGTCTCTGAGGATTTGAG AAGGGTTCATTCATCCATTTTGACGCCTGAGAACACCGAACTAATTCATAAGTCCATTTACTCTCTGATTTTCACTTTGAAGAACATTGAG AACATAAGCTCTGATGTTTTGGGCTTCACTGGTGATGAGGCTACAAGACGGAATTTAAAATTGCTCATCAAGTCCCTCAGTAGGCTCTTATGA